AAAGTTATTCTCTCCGGCACTGGAAACGCCTATGCTCCTAGCATTGGCCTTCCGCTCGCCAAAAGGTAAAATTTTAAGACTAGTTTTAATTTAGCCTCACTTATAGTTTTGCACCCTAACTTCATTAGGTCCCTTATTATCGTTATTAGGTTACACTTTTGTATCTACGTGAGATTTGTATATAAGGCAGTAATCTATCAATCTAAAGAATCCTCGTTACGACCACATAAGGGTCTTGACACAATCATTTTTGCTTTCGTTATTCTTTGTTAGTGCCGTAGCAGAGTATCTAAACAGAGATCTTCCAAAGAAACTAACAGCAGATGACGTGTTTATGACTGTTGGATGCAAACGAGCAATTGACCTTGCGGTGGATATTCTGGCTAAACCAAAAGCCAACGTTTTGCTTCCGAGGCCAGGCTTCCCGTGGGATGTAGTACGCTCCATCTACAAGAAACTCGAGGTCCGTTACTATGATTTCATCCCTGAACAAAACTTTGAGATCGACTTCGAAAGCGTCAAAAAGGTGACAGACAAGAACACGTTTGCTATATTTATCATCAACCCTCACAATCCCAATGGAAACACCTACTCGGAGGCTCACCTCAAACAGGTACTTATAAATATAGAGACTTTTTAGTCTTATAATAAACTACTAAACTATTAATTAAAGtatttcatctttttctttttctttttttggtcaaaatttcttttttttcttctaagaaTGTAAATATCATTTCAAAAGATGAAGTTAGGTGTAACATTAAGTTGTTGACAAATAGTAGAATCTAAGTATTTCACTTCCCTATGCGGATCATCTAACTTGTTTCTTGTGTAATTGTTGAACGTCAGCTCGCTGAATTGGCTAAGGAACTCTCGATTATGGTGGTTTCTGATGAAGTTTTTAGATGGACCGTCTTCGGGAATAACCCTTTTGTTCCGATGGGAAAGTTTTCTTCCATCGTACCAGTGGTTACACTCGGATCCTTATCTAAGGGATGGAATGTCCCAGGATGGCGAACTGGCTGGCTCGCGCTGCACGATCTAGACGGTGTCTTCAGAAACACTAAGGTCCCATCATTTTTAACACTATTTCATACCAATAAACACATCATTCTAAGTTTCGGCCCATATACTAGATTTGATAATTAAACCTGTACATTGATTGTCTTTAATTTTTGGTCTAACCCTTTTGTTATTGTGGACAGATATTACAAGCTGCCCACGAATTTCTCCAGATAAATGCCAAACCTCCGACTGTTATTCAGGTAAGGACGGTCTGATGTCGGTAAACTTGGGTTACTCTCTTACGCTTATTGTACgagtaaacaaaatatttaactaCGCGGTACGTATCTTATTCAATGTTAATGCCATATATAGGCGGCTATGCCTGACATTTTGGAGAGAACTCCAAAACATTTCTTCCATGAGAGGGGAAGTTTtctgaaacataaagtagaTATTGGATATTCTAAGGTCAAGCACATACCTGGCCTCACTTGTTACATGAAACCCGAAGCATGCACCTTTTTATGGGTATTCTATTAGTATTACTATTTTTCTTAACACAGTATTtatcttcttttattttgagaTACGACAATCTTGACATTGAACATTATTACGCAGACCAAGTTGGATGTATCGTGCTTTGCTGACATTGTAGACGATCAAGACTTCTGCAGGAAGCTCGCTATGGAAGAAAATCTCGTCGTTTTGCCAGGTGCTAATTTTTCAAATCCCTTTGCATAATGTATAAAACAAagttttttcatgttttaacAGTTCAACATGCGTGTTGAATTGGTTAGGGATTGCATTTAGGCAGAAGAACTGGTTGAGGCATTCTATCGACATGGAGACGCCAACAGTTGAGGACGCATTTGAAAGATTGAAGAGCTTCTGTGAACGCCATTCCGTTGAAGGTGGAGCTTCACTCAAAAACGTCAATGGCGTGAACTAAAAGGTCAACATgatttagtttacaaaaaaaaaggtcaaCATGATGATCTTTTCCtaagtctattaaaaataaatgggtGTTTTTGGTAACGTGAGATAAATCATGAACACTTTCGTATTTGTAACAAATAAAATTGGTGTACTTATCATCAATCGTAGAATGTTTTCTCATGATGTATCTACTTTCGAATAATGAAAAATGTACCAAATCTATagtattatttatgaagtgatttagcttatttgtcatgatttccataattttaagtaattttgcttatttatcatgatttttatgattttaaataattttacttatttgtcatgttttaattaggtttaagctgagtcattaatttattaatagtttttagcTGAGTccataattattttgattttgtttatttgtcatgtttttattaagttttaacttagtcattgatttattaagaatttttagccaatcactaatttattaatttaaaaaaatatatgtaataaaattatatataattaaaacgaattttgatttaaaatctatatgttatattaaaattttcattttcttatttgtcatattttattaggttttaagcttttatatatttcattgatttattattattttttaactgagtatttattaattttcataaaacccgtaatgaattttatatataataaatcacgaattttattttaataatattaaatttatatgttatattaaataattaattataaactaatataataaaattgagaaaatatatttaaaaattaagagaattctaatatatattgtgttactatctgaaaacaatattttttattataaagttaaaaaattaagatataaaacaatttataattaaatattagtcaaacaaaaatatttatataaagatattttccaaactatttttaatatatgagtgttttaaaacttttaatacaataataagtacatagtttgatgaacatttttttgacatctataaataatttgatgtttgatttaactatttaaaatcataaataataatttaacctGTGACTgagttcaaaacaaattttcttgcttttattttAAACCAGTTTAAGTTTAATCCGTGAAACACTATAGCTTCAGTTGGTGACCActagaagaatgaaaaaaatgaacaaaataaaaaataaaatttcatttgaggaattgaaaaaaaaaaatatgaatttgttcaatttgttccttatcaaaattgcatagggaattttttttcttataaatcatTCTTCCATGgagaatttagaagaaaaaagtgGGATCTACCTTTcaataatttaactaaaatttcaaCATAACTGATATACATTTTGAGGAACAAAGAATtcactataatttttttcttcaaaatgttCACCAATTAAAGTTTTATTATGGCGTTTTTTAGATTAATAAGACTTAAAATAATATGCACTCGTAAAATGATTATGTCCGCATGTGCAAGTACATCAATATCTAGGGCTAAGATATTTAGGGTCGGTCCGGTCCATTCATAATTATAGCCAAcatcaaaccctaaactccaaccGGCCTAAACCAGATTGTTGAGAACATGGGATTAATTCTCATGTCATCGCTTGTGGTATACTATCTTACAAGGTGAAGAACGAAAAGTTACAGAAATAGATAGATCTCCAAACGTGTCCAAAAAAAGAATGGATCTAAATTCGACAATAACATTTAAGTtgtattttgttgttattaatctttttaaaaaactcaaaaagaaaaCTCAATGTTTACCTTCATTTTTCTATCTAGAAAGGTATAACCTCCTGtcaaaatcagttttacttttCATTAAGAGAAAAAGGAAACAATTGAAAATCACACTTTTCATTCTCCTATAATCATCAAAGCCAAGAAGTTAGAAGCTTCACGCACTAAAATCAACTCTTTCCATTTTCTTCTCGTTTTCCAAGTCAATAGCCAAACACCAAACGGGTCTTCTGGACGATATTTACATGAGTCCATTGCAACTTAGGAGAAgctataattaattttatacttATATTCAGCTAAAATAACACACCATTGGGACCAATCTACATCCAAGATTAGAAGCTTCACATCATAAAAATCAACTCATCCCACTTGCAGTCCGTTTTACAAGTCAAGAGTCAGGCTTTTCTATTTTCCCTTCCAACCGCGTTTCAGAAATTTACATCTCCGTTACAAAtcgaataaaattatataagataaCTGTATTGTTAATCCTAAAccttcaaagttttttttttcatttttattacacATATACAAGACAGAAACTGTGAGCTAACCATGGCTGAGTCTAACGGGGAGGATCCAGCTA
The Brassica napus cultivar Da-Ae chromosome A1, Da-Ae, whole genome shotgun sequence DNA segment above includes these coding regions:
- the LOC106441358 gene encoding cystine lyase CORI3, with product METTPMCTEWQFSGSEAAKEAAAAALGAYTSKLMSLCDPNGKPILPPSNKAVETSNSAEKAVVKVILSGTGNAYAPSIGLPLAKSAVAEYLNRDLPKKLTADDVFMTVGCKRAIDLAVDILAKPKANVLLPRPGFPWDVVRSIYKKLEVRYYDFIPEQNFEIDFESVKKVTDKNTFAIFIINPHNPNGNTYSEAHLKQLAELAKELSIMVVSDEVFRWTVFGNNPFVPMGKFSSIVPVVTLGSLSKGWNVPGWRTGWLALHDLDGVFRNTKILQAAHEFLQINAKPPTVIQAAMPDILERTPKHFFHERGSFLKHKVDIGYSKVKHIPGLTCYMKPEACTFLWTKLDVSCFADIVDDQDFCRKLAMEENLVVLPGIAFRQKNWLRHSIDMETPTVEDAFERLKSFCERHSVEGGASLKNVNGVN